ATAAGCCGCATCACCTCTAACCATAGCGTTATAGGCTTTTTCCACACGGTCCCAGCGGCTGTCACGGTCCATAGCCCAGTAGCGGCCTGTCATTGTAGCGATAGAGGCATCGTTTGCACTTGCGATGTCATCTTCGAATTTCTCAAGGAACGGTAGGGCAGAGCGCGGAGGTGTATCGCGGCCATCCATAAAGGCGTGGATACGCACAGGCACCCCAGCTTCAGCAATAATTTTTGTAAGTGCTGCCATATGATCCTGGTGGCTGTGTACACCACCCGGTGACATAAGTCCCATCAGATGCGCTGTGCCACCGGATGCCTTAAGCGCATCAATAAAAGCAACAAGTTCAGGGTTGCTTGCAAGCTCACCAGTTTCCGCGGCTTTATCAATACGCGGCAAATCCTGCATTACCACACGACCACCACCAAGGTTCATATGGCCTACTTCAGAGTTACCCATTTGGCCGTCAGGCAAGCCAACGGCCAGCCCACTGGTTTTCAGCCATGCACGCGGCACGCTGTTCCATAAACGATCATAGGTTGGGGTATTTGCCAGTTTAATCGCATTATCCGCTTCCTGCTCGCGGTATCCAAAGCCGTCCAATATGCAAAGAACAACTGGTTTTTTCGGCGTGGCTGTGTTTGTGCTCATGGCAAATCCGTTACTCGTCTGACAGTTTAACTAGGGCGTTAATCCCTATGATAAGGGTGCCCGGTAATGATCGACCAGGCACGATATATTTGTTCTGATAGCATAACCCGCACCATCATGTGAGGCCACGTTAAACTACCCAAGGCAATTTTCAAGTCTGCACGGCTGAGAACACTGCTATCCAGCCCGTCGGCACCGCCGATTACAAAAGCAATATGGCTGTAGCCTGCCATTTGCCAGTTATCAATTTTACCAGCGAATTCACGGGATTTGAAATTCTTGCCGTTCTCATCCAGCACCACAAGGGCGGCGCCGTCTGGCACTGCTGCGAGCAAGCGTTCGGCTTCACGCTTCTTGCGTTCAGCCGCTGTGCCTGCGGGCTTTTTCATATCGATTTCTATGATATTGGTCTTCCAGGGAAGGCGCTTTTGGTATTCATCCACAAGCGCCTGTTCAGGACCCCGTTGCATACGGCCAATAGCGATAATTGAAATGTGCAAAACAGCCTCTTCGAAGCGAAAAGCTTCGGTCAATATCCTGATAGCAGAAAGGCAGGGTGATTAGTTCACCACTTCCTTGTCATCAAGATCAGCACCCCACATTTTATCCAGATTATAGAAGCTGCGAACTTCAGGGCGGAAAATGTGAACTACAATATCGTTAGCATCAATCAATACCCAGTCAGCTTGCTCCAGGCCTTGAACAACAAGGTCTCTGTGGCCAGCTTTTTTCAGATCTTTGATAACATAATCGGCAAGCGCAGCAACTTGGCGCTGAGAGCGGCCATTCGCGATAACGATATAGTCTGCAATACCTGATTTACCAGCAAGATCAATGGATACGATGTCTTCAGCCTTATTGTCATCAAGGCTGGTAACTGCTGTTTTTAAAAGATCCTCAGCAGCGAGTGCCGGGGAAGGATCAGCGACGCTTGGCGTCTCCGATGATGTGTGCAACTAGGTGTCCTTTCTTTTCCAATTCGCATACCAATTATCACCAACTTGGTTACGAATTTGTGTTGCCGAACCCGGATGACGGGGAATCGTCATAAAGGTCCATGCAGGTGTTTTAGATTGTTTAAGCTTTCGATACGGCACTTGTTTGCGAGCAAACTGCCGGGCAAAATGGCTCTTCAATCCTTTTAAAGCATACTCTGGCCGGTCAAAAACCGCAATGGGTAGGATTCCAGCTATCTTTTGCCAATCCCGCCAATGGTGGAAAGTAGCCAGATTATCAGCCCCCATCAGCCATATAAAGTTTGTGTGCGGTAGTTCTGATTTCAAGGCAGAAACCGTATGCACGCTGATGTTTGTCTCAAGTCCTGATTCGATATCTCTTACCCGGAAGCCTGCACTGCCGTCTACACGGTCGGCTACGCTTTCCATGCGTTCTTCTAAACTGGCCATCCCTTGAGTTGGCTTTAAGGGGTTGCCCGGGCTTACGAGAAACCACACTTCATCAAGACCAAAGCGTTTTTTTGCTTCCTTAGCAATATGGATATGGCCTTTGTGGGATGGATTGAAGCTCCCACCATAAAGGCCGATGGTACGGCCTCTATATTTCGCAGCTTCTCGGAACAGAGTTCCTGATTTCCAAGGGGTATTCACGGGCGGGTTTGCCCCGTGCCGCGTACTTGATACTTGAAACTGGTTAGCTGCTCTAGTCCAACAGGGCCGCGGGCGTGAATGCGGCCAGTTGCGATACCAATTTCCGCCCCCATACCAAATTCACCACCATCCGCGAACTGGGTGGAGGCATTATGCATCACAATGGCGCTGTCTACGCATTTTAAGAATTTCTCTGCGGCTTCCGAATTTTCAGTGACGATTGATTCTGTGTGACCAGAAGAGTGCACGGAAATGTGCCCGATGGCATCTGCTACACCGTCCACAAGCTTCACAGAAAGGATAGGCTCCAGATATTCTGTATCCCAATCTTCATCTGTAGCTAGTTTGTATGAAGCATCAAGTGCTGCGATGGTTTCATCACCTCGGATTTCACAGCCCAAAGCCGCGATAGGTTCGATAATCTCTGCCGCTCTATCAGCGATTTTGCGATCAATCAGCAGTGTCTCCATAGCCCCGCAAATACCTGTGCGGCGCATTTTGGCGTTAAGCGCTACGTCTTTTGCTTTTTCGATATCAGCATCCGCATCCACATATACGTGGCAGATGCCTTCAAGGTGCGCAAACACTGGCACTCGGCTTTCGTTTTGAACACGCTCAACAAGTGAACGGCCGCCACGAGGTACGATGATATCGATTACGCCTGTCATTTTCAGCATCATGCCAACAGCACAGCGATCACGGGTTGGTACAAGCTGAATGGAATCAGCAGGTAGACCTGCGCCTTCCAGGCCTTCCACCAAACATTCGTGAATGAGCGTGCTTGAATGGAAGCTTTCACTGCCGCCACGCAGGATAACTGCATTACCTGCCTTAAGGCAGAGTGCACCGGCATCCGCCGTTACATTCGGGCGGCTTTCATAGATCACGCCAATCACACCAAGTGGTACACGCACACGGCTGATGTTCAGGCCAGATGGTTGGTCCCACTGGGCCATGATATCACCTACGGGGTCATCCAATTTGATGATTTCTTCAAGGCTGGCTGCAATTGCTTCAATACGCGCATCATCCAGCTTCAGGCGGTCAATCATCGCGTCTGTCAGGCTTTTCTCTTCACCGTAGATAATATCTTTGGTGTTGGCAGCAAGCAGACGGCTTTTGTTGGCGCGCAGGCTGTCAGCCGCCAATTGCAGTGCTTTATTCTTTTGTTCTGTCGGGGCTTGAGCGAGCACACTTGCAGCTTTGCGGGCGCGTTCGCCCATGCCTGTCATCAACTCAATAATTTCCTCAGCGGTCTGCACCCTCAGTACTCCTACAATAAAACCAGATCGTCGCGGTGAATTAGGGAAGAGCGGCCAGCATGCCCAAGAATGGCATTGGCTTCGCTGCTTTTAAGTCCCATCATTTTTTCCGCATCTGATGCCGGGTATGATATCAGCCCTTGTCCGACGAGATGGCCATCTGGCCCCATGATAGCAATAAGATCACCCCGATCAAAATTGCCGTCAACTTCTGTAACGCCCGCTGAAAGAAGGCTAGCGCCTTTCTTTAAAGCGTTTACGGCACCTTCATCCACATGGATAAAGCCCTTTGGTGCCATCATGCCCTGTATCCACTGTTTTCGCACCGCCAGCGGCGTGGTGGTTGCCGGGAACAGTGTGTTGCGCTCTCCGCCCAGAAGGCGCTTCACAGGATTTGGTTTGCCGCCGTTCATAATAACCATCGAGCAGCCACCGGCTAGCGCAATTTTCGCTGCGCCGATCTTGGTAATCATACCGCCTGAACCCACTCCTTGCTGTGCAGGTGGCCCGGCCATATCCTCAATATCAGCTGAGATGTTTTCGATCACGGGAAGATGTTGTGCATCAGCATTAGAACGCGGATCAGTATCGTAAAGGCCGTCGATGTCGCTAAGGAGTAAGAGCGCATCTGCGCTTGCCATTTGGGCCACACGTGCTGCCAGTCTGTCGTTATCACCAAAGCGGATTTCAGTGGTAGCTACGGTATCATTTTCGTTGATCAGCGGTACGGCACCGTGCTCAAGCAGGGCTTCAACCGTGTTGCGTGCGTTGAGGTAACGTGGCCGGTCTTCCATATCATCAATGGTAAGTAGTACCTGCGCGATCAGCGTATCATGTTTGTCGAAAAGGGATTGGTAAGCTTGCGCTAGTTTGATCTGCCCAATAGCCGCCGCCGCTTGTGCTTCTTCAAGTTGCTTGGGGCGAGATGTATAGCCAAGTGCCTCAC
This DNA window, taken from Kordiimonas sp. SCSIO 12603, encodes the following:
- the rlmH gene encoding 23S rRNA (pseudouridine(1915)-N(3))-methyltransferase RlmH; protein product: MSIIAIGRMQRGPEQALVDEYQKRLPWKTNIIEIDMKKPAGTAAERKKREAERLLAAVPDGAALVVLDENGKNFKSREFAGKIDNWQMAGYSHIAFVIGGADGLDSSVLSRADLKIALGSLTWPHMMVRVMLSEQIYRAWSIITGHPYHRD
- the rsfS gene encoding ribosome silencing factor gives rise to the protein MHTSSETPSVADPSPALAAEDLLKTAVTSLDDNKAEDIVSIDLAGKSGIADYIVIANGRSQRQVAALADYVIKDLKKAGHRDLVVQGLEQADWVLIDANDIVVHIFRPEVRSFYNLDKMWGADLDDKEVVN
- the nadD gene encoding nicotinate (nicotinamide) nucleotide adenylyltransferase, which encodes MNTPWKSGTLFREAAKYRGRTIGLYGGSFNPSHKGHIHIAKEAKKRFGLDEVWFLVSPGNPLKPTQGMASLEERMESVADRVDGSAGFRVRDIESGLETNISVHTVSALKSELPHTNFIWLMGADNLATFHHWRDWQKIAGILPIAVFDRPEYALKGLKSHFARQFARKQVPYRKLKQSKTPAWTFMTIPRHPGSATQIRNQVGDNWYANWKRKDT
- a CDS encoding glutamate-5-semialdehyde dehydrogenase: MTGMGERARKAASVLAQAPTEQKNKALQLAADSLRANKSRLLAANTKDIIYGEEKSLTDAMIDRLKLDDARIEAIAASLEEIIKLDDPVGDIMAQWDQPSGLNISRVRVPLGVIGVIYESRPNVTADAGALCLKAGNAVILRGGSESFHSSTLIHECLVEGLEGAGLPADSIQLVPTRDRCAVGMMLKMTGVIDIIVPRGGRSLVERVQNESRVPVFAHLEGICHVYVDADADIEKAKDVALNAKMRRTGICGAMETLLIDRKIADRAAEIIEPIAALGCEIRGDETIAALDASYKLATDEDWDTEYLEPILSVKLVDGVADAIGHISVHSSGHTESIVTENSEAAEKFLKCVDSAIVMHNASTQFADGGEFGMGAEIGIATGRIHARGPVGLEQLTSFKYQVRGTGQTRP
- the proB gene encoding glutamate 5-kinase, whose protein sequence is MQAENHHTLLKNSNRVVIKIGSALLVDDGGLRKAWMEALAEDVAMLRAEGKQVILVSSGAIAMGREALGYTSRPKQLEEAQAAAAIGQIKLAQAYQSLFDKHDTLIAQVLLTIDDMEDRPRYLNARNTVEALLEHGAVPLINENDTVATTEIRFGDNDRLAARVAQMASADALLLLSDIDGLYDTDPRSNADAQHLPVIENISADIEDMAGPPAQQGVGSGGMITKIGAAKIALAGGCSMVIMNGGKPNPVKRLLGGERNTLFPATTTPLAVRKQWIQGMMAPKGFIHVDEGAVNALKKGASLLSAGVTEVDGNFDRGDLIAIMGPDGHLVGQGLISYPASDAEKMMGLKSSEANAILGHAGRSSLIHRDDLVLL